A single region of the Candidatus Curtissbacteria bacterium genome encodes:
- a CDS encoding rRNA pseudouridine synthase has protein sequence MRINKFLAQAGVASRRKADELIEEGSVSVNGKPAILGQDVSEKDEILVNGKKIDRKAKNVYIILNKPKDVTSTVYDRHARFTVLDLIKSSSWSERSEAIGSKKDSISRSTPSRMTTRDLPRLYPVGRLDEDSTGLILLTNDGELTQHLTHPKFHIAKTYEVLILGEVQSDKIQQLESGIVLEDGKTAPAEVKVLQASAHRTLLQITLYEGKKRQIRRMAAALHLHILSLKRVSMGPLKLGTLPSGKHRHLTEQEVRNLKKEAGIKV, from the coding sequence ATGCGAATAAATAAATTTCTGGCTCAAGCTGGCGTCGCTTCGCGTCGCAAAGCGGACGAGTTGATAGAAGAGGGGAGCGTAAGCGTTAATGGTAAACCTGCAATACTCGGACAAGACGTAAGTGAAAAAGACGAAATCCTGGTCAACGGCAAAAAAATAGACAGAAAAGCAAAAAACGTTTACATCATTCTCAACAAACCTAAAGACGTAACATCTACTGTTTACGATCGGCACGCGAGATTCACAGTCCTGGACCTAATTAAATCGTCATCCTGGAGCGAACGAAGTGAAGCGATAGGATCTAAAAAAGATTCTATCAGTCGTTCCACTCCTTCCAGAATGACAACTCGTGATCTACCGAGACTTTATCCAGTCGGAAGACTAGACGAAGACTCGACTGGATTAATCTTGTTAACGAACGACGGAGAATTAACTCAGCACCTGACTCATCCCAAGTTCCACATCGCAAAAACTTATGAAGTTCTGATTCTTGGAGAAGTCCAAAGCGATAAAATACAACAGTTAGAGTCAGGAATTGTGTTGGAAGACGGAAAAACAGCTCCGGCCGAAGTAAAAGTTCTCCAGGCATCTGCGCACAGAACTCTTTTGCAAATAACCCTTTACGAGGGTAAAAAAAGACAAATAAGAAGAATGGCAGCCGCTTTGCATCTGCACATCCTGAGCCTCAAGCGGGTTTCCATGGGCCCTTTAAAACTGGGTACCCTTCCAAGCGGCAAACACAGACACTTAACAGAACAAGAAGTTAGGAATTTAAAAAAGGAAGCTGGAATTAAGGTTTAA
- a CDS encoding metal-sensing transcriptional repressor produces MQDTVKENALQRLLTARGHLEHVISMVNSESYCIDILQQSLAVQAALKAVDHIILKGHLEEHATEALKGKDPKKAIDEIIEIFDKARR; encoded by the coding sequence ATGCAAGACACAGTCAAAGAAAATGCTCTTCAAAGATTGCTCACTGCTAGGGGACACCTCGAGCACGTTATTTCTATGGTTAATTCCGAATCTTATTGCATCGATATTTTGCAACAATCCCTCGCAGTTCAGGCTGCGTTAAAAGCAGTTGATCACATTATTTTGAAAGGGCATTTGGAAGAACACGCGACGGAAGCGCTAAAAGGCAAAGACCCAAAAAAGGCGATTGACGAAATAATCGAAATTTTTGACAAGGCAAGGAGGTGA
- a CDS encoding cob(I)yrinic acid a,c-diamide adenosyltransferase codes for MKIYTKTGDSGTTSLFGGERVDKDSARINATGAVDELNSQLGVILAALSSSLRGVKRQSNLNLRDRHATLAMTRIRKKLLRLQRELFVFGADLATPYDVKVKTLRVGKSYVSRLEAEIDEWQKTLSPLRYFILPGGSEVGARLHLARTIARRAERQVVKLSKQEKINPQAILFINRLSDWLFVLARYANKLDGVSETAWMGRKSK; via the coding sequence GTGAAGATATATACGAAGACTGGTGATAGCGGCACGACTTCCCTCTTTGGTGGAGAACGCGTCGATAAGGATTCTGCCAGGATTAACGCGACAGGCGCGGTTGATGAACTTAATTCTCAACTTGGTGTAATTTTGGCCGCTCTCTCTTCGTCATTGCGAGGAGTGAAACGACAAAGCAATCTCAATTTAAGAGATCGCCACGCAACGCTCGCGATGACAAGAATTAGAAAAAAACTTTTAAGATTACAGCGGGAACTTTTTGTTTTTGGGGCGGATCTTGCTACCCCTTACGATGTTAAAGTTAAAACTTTGAGAGTTGGAAAGAGCTACGTCAGTCGATTGGAGGCGGAAATTGACGAGTGGCAAAAGACGCTTTCACCACTTAGGTATTTTATCTTGCCTGGAGGCAGTGAGGTTGGCGCGAGACTTCATCTGGCAAGAACAATCGCAAGACGCGCAGAAAGACAGGTTGTTAAACTTTCGAAACAAGAGAAAATAAATCCACAGGCGATTTTGTTTATAAACAGGCTTTCAGATTGGCTTTTTGTTTTGGCAAGATATGCGAATAAGTTGGATGGAGTTTCTGAGACTGCATGGATGGGAAGGAAGTCTAAGTAA